The sequence below is a genomic window from Sphingomonas crusticola.
GTCGAAACGTCGCCCAGTCCATCGGGCAAGTCGTTGCCGACCCCGTCGAAGTCGGACCCGATCCCCACATAATCGACACCGGCGACCTTCGCGATATGCTCGATATGATCGGCGACTTCGGACAGCGTCACGCGCGGACGCGGATGCGCAGCCTGCCATTCGGCAAACGCGGCCGCTGCCTTGTCGGGCTGGCCGATATAGAGGCCACCATAAGGGGGCGCGTTGAGGCGCGCCTTTTCCGCTGCCTGATCCGCCTCCCAGCGGCGGCGCGCGTCGGAGACATAGGACGGCGCGTAATTGACCATCACCAGCCCGCCATTGGCGGCGACCAGCTTGAGCACATCATCCGATACGTCGCGCGGATGATCGTCCAGCGCACGCGCGCTGGAATGGGAAAATATGACCGGCGCCCGGGAGACACGCAGCGCGTCGCGCATCGTCGCCTCGCTGACATGGCTCAAATCGACCAGCATGCCGAGACGATTGAGTTCCAGCACGACCTTTTCGCCGAACGGCGTCAGGCCGTCATGCTGCGGATTGTCGGTCGCCGAATCGGCCCACTCGATCGTCTTGGTATGCGTCAGCGTCAGATAGCCCGCGCCGAGATCGTGATAGGCTTCGAGAACGGCGAGGCTGTTGTCGATCTGCCCGCCGCCCTCGACGCCGATCAGCGAAGCGATGCGCCCCTGCTTGTGAATGCGGCGGACGTCGGCGGCGGTGCGGGCAAGCGCGAAGGTTTCGGGATAGCGCGCGGCGATTGCGCGCACGAGCTCGATCTGCTCGATGGTCTGCTTGACCTGTTCGAGACCGGGCAGATTGGCCGAGACCCAGACCGACCAGAATTGGCCGCCGACCATGCCGCGGCGCAGACGCGCGATATCGGTATTGTAGGGCACCGGACGCTTGTCGAGATCCGCGCGGAGATCCATCGTCCAGCGCGCGTCGGCCTCGCGCCCGCGCAGCGCTTCCGGCCAATCATTATGCCCGTCGATCAGCGGCGTGGCTTTCAGCACGCGTGCGACCCGCGCCGCATAATCCTGCGCCGAAGCCGCGGACGCACCCGCGAGCGCCGCCAGCGCACATCCAGCCAGTGCGATCATCCGTGGCGTCATCGTCGTCTCCTTTTCCGCGGTCTCAGCGGGCATAGTGATGGTGCGGCCGTGCTGCGTTCAAGCGGCAACCGCCATGGGCGAGCCCCACACTTCCGGGCCGACCCAGATGTCGCCATCGCGATAATCCACGCTGGGGCTCCGATCGTGCGCCAGGAAGGTGGGGCCATCGAGATCGACCAGGTCGCACAGCTGGCCCAGAATGAAACCCGGCGCCATCGCCAGGCTCGTGCCGACCATGTTGCCGACCATCACGCCCAGGCCAAGCTGTCGCGCCGCGGCGGCGATCATCAGGCCCTCGGTAAGCCCGCCACATTTGTCGAGCTTGATGTTGACGATGTCGAAGCGGCCGAGCGCCCGCTCGAGCTCGGCGAACGATAGAATGCTTTCGTCGGCCGCGATCGGCAGCGGCGAGACAAATCCGTCGAGATCGGCCTCGCGCCCCCGTGCGAGCGGCTGCTCGAGCAGCGACACTCCGCAGGTCTTCAGTGCGTCGGCAAGCGCAGGCAGCTCGTCGATGACGAAGCCCTGGTTGCCGTCCACCCCCAGCCAGACATCCGGCCGGGCTTCGCGGATCGCCCGCACGCGCGCAATGTCCAGCGCCAGCTCGCCGGTCAGCTTGGCCTTGATCGAACGTGCCGAGACATCCCGACGCGCGGCCTGTGCCATCGCTTCCGGCGTGTCCGCGCCCAGGGTGAAGGTGGTGCGTAACGGGCGCGGCGGGGGCAGGCCGGCGAGCTCCCACACGAAACAGCCGGCGCGGGCCGCTTCAAGCTCCCACAATGCGCAATCTACCGCGTTGCGCGCCCCGCCCGGCGGCAGGATATCGCGTAGCGCCGCGCGGTCTGGCCCGGCCTCGATTTCCGGGCGCGCCCGCTCGATGGCGGCACACATGGCGGGAACGTCGTCGCCCATATAATAGACGCCGGACGCCTCGCCGCGACCGCGATACATGCCGTCTCCCAGCGTGACGACCACCACGTCCGACGTCTCGAACACATAGCCCGAGATGCGGAAGGGCGCGGCGAACCGCAATGTCTCGGTGGCGACCTCGACCTTCAGCCTGGCCATCAGTAGCGCGTCGAAATGGTCATCAGGTGGAACCGGATGGCGAAATAGAGGATGAGCAAAGCCGCGAGGAACACCAGCAGGCTCCACAGCTTGCTCGTCCACTTGCGGCGGTCGCGGAACGCCAGCCACAGGTTCCAGCCCGCGATCGCGACCGTGCCGACGAAGATGATCGCGCCGGCGACCTGCAGCAGCAACAGGATTGTATCGAACGCGCCCGCCAGATTCTTCAGGTTGCTGAACATGGCGCTGACGACCACGACCCAGCTGATCAACAGCGCCAGTTCCAGTCCCGCCATGACGCGGACTGCGCGATAGGCTTTGAGCCCCTGCCGGGAGAGGCCGATCGGAGCGCGATAGCGCCGCCGCACATACCAGGTGACAGGCCAGTAGAAGAAGGTGAGCGCGAGGATCGCGAGGCTGAGGAATAATGCGGGCTTCAGCCACGCCGACGAAACACCGGCCGGCACGCGATCGAAGACGATGAAGGGCGATTCCCCATCCATGCTCCAGCGCACCACCTTGCCGTCGATCACCTTGGCCGCGAGCCGATCATGGCCGTTGCGCTCGCGCCAGACGAAGGGCGCGATCTCCACCCACTCGCGCGGGCTGCCGCCGATCCCCTTCAGGTCGGGGACGACCAGCTCGCCCTTGGGGCCGACGGTGACGGCGGTCTGGCCGAACAGGCCGGCAACCGACACGAAGCTCGTCTGCGAGCCGCGGCTGTTGGCCCACAGGCCGGACATCATCTGCGCATGCTTCTTCGCCGTTTGCGCGTCGACCAGCCCGTCCTTCACCGTGTTCGGGAAATAGCGATCGGCGAAATCCTGGAAGATCGCAGTACGCAAGGTTCCCGCCGCACCCGCGCGGCCAGGGCTGTTGAACGAGATGTAGAAGCCGACGCCATCATTGGTGAACAGATGCAGCGAAGTGTGGAATGCGGCGGTATCGCCGAGATGGCCGACGACCTCATGGCCGTTCACATTGGTTTCGAAGAAGCCGAGCTCCATTCGGTCGAGCGGCGGGATCAGCGAATAAGGATTGATCTTATCGAGCGGGCTGTTGTGCATCATCGCCGCGGTTTCCGGACGCAGGATGCGGTTGCCGTCGAGCGCGCCGCCCTCGAGATGGGCGAGCATGAACCTGGCCATGTCCACGCCCGTCGCGGAGAGCGATCCTGCCGGCGCCGGGCCGACCAGCTCGAACGCAGCAGGCGATCCGGGCTTGCGATAGCCCGTCGCCATCACAGGCCTCAACCGCGCGGGCAGCGGCTGGCGGAAGGTCGCATCCTTCATGCCCAGCGGCGCGAAGATGTGCCGCTCGACATAATCGTCGAACGGCTCGCCCGATACGCGCTCGACGATATGGCCCGCCAGCGCGGTTGCCCAATTGGAGTAAGCCGGGGTCGTGCCGGCGTCATAGATGCGGGCCGGCAGCGAATTCTTCAGGAACTCGCCGAGCGGGCGCAAATGGCCGGGATCGTAGAAGATGACGCTCTTGGCCGCTTCGTCGAAGCCGGCGGTGTGCGTCATGATCTGGCGCAACGTCACCGGCTTGCCGTTGCGCGGCGGAATCTTGAAATCGAGATAGCGGTTGACGTCGGTGTCGAGGTCGAGCTTGCCCTGCTCGACCTGCTGCATGACCGCGGTCCACGTGACCAGCTTCGATACGGAGCCCGGACGAAACAGCGTGCGATAAGGGTCGACCGGCGTGCGCTTGGCCGCATCCGCAAAGCCGAAACCCCTGGCGGTGAGAAGCTGCCCGTTCTGCACAATCGTGACGACCGCGCCCGGAATGTCGCTGCTGTGGAGCGCGTAGGGCAGATAGCCATCGAGCCAGGTGTCGACGTCCGCCTTCGTCAGGCTGTGCGGGCCGGCATCAAAGGCGGGAGCGCTTTCACCCGGTGTCGTCGAAGGCCGCGCGGCCTCGGTGGGTGCTAGCGTCGGCGCGAGCCTATCACTCTGGCCGATGGCAGCGCTTCCCATGATCAGCGCGAGCGCGCCCAGCGCCCAACCCTTGAAAGACCGCATTGCCCCTGCCCCTTGAATGGACGCGCGCCAGAACGGCATCTTTTGCCCAAAGGAGAATTATTATCCTAATCGGAGAATTGTCAACCGATAGTGTCGGCGCGCGGCTGATGCCGCGCTCAGGCGCGCGTCCTAAGGGGAATGGACCCAAAGCGCGCATTGCGCGCCTGCGCGTAACGATGCTACGCGATCCGAATTGGAAAACGGAATAGGCCGAACAAGGCATGGCGAAACGGCGCTCGACACTCGGAGCGGTAATCAGGGAACTGCGCAACAGCAATAACTGGACCCTGCGCGAGATGAGCGAGCGGACCGGCATTCCGGTATCCACGCTTTCCAAGGTCGAGCATAATCGCCTGACGCTCACTTACGACAAGCTGCAGGAATTGAGCGCGCGGCTGAATATCCGCATGTCCGACCTGTTCGCGGAGAGCGATGCGCCCCCGCCGGTCGCGTCGGTCACGGCGCGGCGGAGCCTTGGCACGCGCGATAACGCCTTTCGCGTCCAGACTGCGAACTACGATTATTATTATCTGTGCGCGGAGCTGCGCCGAAAGCGCATGATCCCGAATATCACCACCATCCGCGCGCGCTCGCTCGACGAGTTCGGGGAGCTGGTCCATCATGCCGGCGAAGAGTTCATCTACGTGCTGAAGGGCCAGATTGTCGTTCACACCGAATTCTACGATCCGGTCACGCTCGAGCCGGGGGAATCGATCTACATCGATTCCAACATGGGCCACGCCTACCTCGCCGGCCCGGATTGCGAAGAGGCCGTGACGCTGGCGGTGATGTCGAGCGCCGATGATGACCTGATGGATTCGCTGATCACCATGCACGGCGAGCGCTGACCGCCCGGTCAGCGCAGCTCGCTCATTTCCACGTCGTGCCGAGCAGGCGGCGGAAATTCCCGCCGAGCACCTTGGCGATATCGGCATCGGCATAGCCGCGCCGGACCAGCTCCTCGGCCAGATTGTACATCTTCAAGGGGCCGCTGAACGCCTCGATGTCGATCTTGTCCCGGAAGCTGTAGCTGCCCTTATAGCCCGCCTTGAGCATCTTATACTGGTCGGGCGCCATCTTGTCATAGCCATACAAATCCGCGTCCGTGCCGATGCCGACATGATCGATGCCGATCAGCTTCACGACATGATCGATATGATCGGCGACGTTGGCGATCGTCGTCGGCTCGGCGGCGCTCACGAAATTGCGCACGCCGGTAATGCCCATCACGCCGCCCTTGGCGCCCAGCGCCTTGATCGCTTCGTCGGTCTTGGTGCGGGGATGATTGTTCAACGCCCGGCAATTGCTGTGCGTGATCGCGATCGGCACGGGCGACAGCTCGATCGCGTCGAGCGTCGTCCGGTCTCCGCAATGCGACGTATCGACCAGCATGCCCACGGCGTTCATCGCCTGGACGATCTCGACGCCGAAGTCGCTTACACCCCCATCCACGCGGTCGGTACAGCCCGATCCGATCCGGTTCTGGTTGTTGTAGGTCAGCTGCGAGCAGCGCTGGCCGAGCTGATAAAAGACCGCGACGTCCTTGGCGGACCGGAAATGATCCGAATCCTGGAGGCCCATGATGACCGCGGCCTTTCGCTCCCGCTTGGCGCGGTCGATGTCGCCGGCATCGTTGACCAGCGTGAAGACGCGATCATTGTGGCCGACATAGGCGCTCCAGCCGGCGAGATATTTAAGAACCTGCGCATATGCATCGGGGCCGCCGATCCCGAACGAATTGTGAAAGCCGGTGATGCCGCTCGCACGAAAGTCGGCGATCTGCTGCTCTGACAATTCGTTGGCGATGGTTTCGGGCCGCAGGTCGAGCGACAAAGGTGCGAGCATATCGATCACGATCGAACTCTCGACCACGTCCATGACGCGTTTCGAATAGCGCTTGGGCGAAGCGGCGTGGGCGCGATACATCCCTGCATTGACCATCGGAAAGGCGATGGCCCCCGATGCCGCCACCACTCCACCGAGTAATGCCCGACGCGACAATTTGGACCTGTTCATAGCAGCCGCTCCCCATATTCCAGGACATCAGTCTAGGCGATTTATTGCGCCTGAAAAGAGAAGATTCTCTGATCAGGCTAAATAGCTCGAAGTCAGGGCTTCAGCTGCGCATCCAGGAAGCGGACCATCGCCGCATCGGCTCGCAGCCACGTATCGTACCGCAGGAAGCCATGCACTTCGTTGGGGAAGATCAGCTCCTCATAGGCTGTGCCTTGCGCGGCAAGTCGCCGGGCAAGATCGACGGTCTGCTCGAACCGGACGTTGCGATCATCGTCTCCCTGGATGAGCAGAACGGGTGAGCGCCAATTCTTGAGCGCCGCCTCGGGTGAGCTTTCGAAGGCGAGCTTCATCAGGGCCGCATAATCGCCCTGCTCATAGCGTGGCGGGGCGTTGCGCCCGATCGACCAATCGTGAACCCCGTGGAAGTCGACCCCGGCCTTGAACAGGTCGCTGTCGCGCGCGAGCGCCTGTGCGGTCAGGAGCCCGCCATAGGAGCCGCCCCAGATGCCGATACGGCCGCCGTCGACCTCCGGCAGCGCCTGCAGGAAATGCGCGCCCGCCACGACGTCCTGATATTCGGAATTGCCGATCGCGCCCGCTTTGGCGGGATGCTGGAAGGCGCGACCATAGCCGATGCCGAGCCGGTAATTGACCGACAGGACCGCATAGCCACGCGATGCCAGATATTGGTTCATGGCATAGCTGTGCGTGTAATAATCCATGTACGACCAGCCGAGCAGCATCTGGCGGGGTGGCCCGCCATGGACGAAGATCAATCCCGGATGCTTGCCGGCGCGCCGCTGCGGCAGGAACAATTGGCCATGGATCGTCAGCCCGTCCCGGGCCGTGAAGGTGACCGGCTTCGGAGCCACCAGAACGTTCGAGGGGAAGCTGGCGTCGGTTGTGGACAGGAAGTCAGGGCCTCGCCCCGCGGCGCTCGCCAGCGCAACACGCGGCGGGACTGCGGGCGTCGAGGCGACATAGGCCAGTTTGCCGCCGGCGAGTGGCGTGGGCAGCCATTCAAGGCCGGTTCCGCTGCTCAGTGCGAGCGGACCAGGCCGATCGACCGCCACGCGGAAAAGGTGGCGCCGGTCGATGTCTCCGGCGGCTCCGCCGGTATTGGCACTGTAGAGCAGCGCCGTCCGGTCGGGCGTCAGCGTGACATGCTCGACCATGAAAGGTCCGGGCGTGAGCAGCAATGGTTGGCCGCCGCCGGCCGGAATTGAATAGAGATGCGGCCACCCGTCCATTTCGGCGCGGAAGATGAGCCGGTCGCCCGCTCCCCACATCAGGAACAGGCCATCGGGAACGGCCGGATAGGAGCCCTCCGGCGTTGTGGGGCTCTGCCAGACCAGCCGGCCTGTGCCGTCATCGGGTGACGCTACCCACAGCGAGAAGGGGTTGGGCGTGGCGAGCAACGGCGAGGCGAGGGCGTCCGCTATTCCCAGCCGCCGGGCGAAGGCGACGTGCCTGCCGTCAGGCGACCAGACCGGCGAATCGTCGAACGCGGTCGCGGGTGCGAGCCAGCTGATCGGCCGGTCGGGGCCGCCATAGACGCCGATGAAGCTGTGGTCGCCGCGCCGCGAGACGAAAGCGAGTCTGACACCGTCGGGTGACCATGCCAGGCTGTCGATCTTGCCGCGATCGTAGAAGAGTTTTTCAGGCTTGCCCTTACCATCGGCGGCCACCGTCCACACCTGGTTGTCGCGCAGGAAGGCGATCCTGCCGCTGGCCGAGACTATTGGCTCCTCGCCCTCCCCGACCTTGACCGGCGCGCGACCGTCTACCGAGGCCCAGATTTCCATTTGTGGCTGCACAACAGCGGAAGCCGGATTGGCCGCAGGGAGGCCGTTCGCCCAGCCATTATGGTCCACCGCGCCGCGTACCCAGACCAGCGTGCGGCCGTCGGGTGAGAAAGCGAGCTCGGACAGATCCTGACCATCGTCGCTCTTGCCTGCGACGAGTTGGCGCGGGCGGTAATCGGGGCCTTGCGCCAGCCAGATGCTGCGCAATCCCTTGTGCAACTCCATCCACGCGACGCGATCCCCCGCCTCCGGTGCCGTGAGACTGCCGACGAACTTATAAGCGAGGAAGGACTCGAGGCCGGGAGGCGTGGCCGGGGCGGCGGCCAGGACCGGGAGCGCCATAGCGGCGAACCCCGCTAGCATCGATAAGCGCTTCAGCATTCCCCTGTCTCCTCCACAGCTTTGCCTCCACCCGCATCAGGCTTCCCGCTACGCTCGATTGGAGAGCTATTGTCCTATTCAGGACAGGTCAACGATCATGAGATAGCGCCAATGTAGCCACACTAGGACCGTAAAGCGGATAACCGCCGATATTCAGGCTGAGACGCGCCTCATCGGGACGACTTGTCTCATTCAGGATAATATGCATTATGACCTGCAGCACGGCCAACAGCCGGCAGAGCTTGCCCAGACCGCAGGGAGCGGTCGAAGCAATTAGGGGGTTATCATGCGCGGATTTTCGAACCTTTACGGCAGCCGCAAATTCAAGGGAGCCAGCGCCCTCGCGCTTATAATCGCGCTCGCCAATGCCAGCGGAGCGCTTGCCCAGACAACCGCGACCCAGGATTCCAGCCGCCAGGACGCAGCCGAGGGCACCGGGGATCAGAGCGAAGTCGTCGTGACGGGATCACGCATCGAACGCGCAGGATTCAATCAGCCGACGCCGACTACCGTGATCGGCGATACCGAACTCCGCCTAGGGGCCCGGCCCAACATTCAGCAGGTCCTGAACGATTCGCCGCAGTTTCGTCCAACCACTACGCCGCAGGTATCTGTGGGCAATACATCGAGCGGCACCGCGCCGGTCGATCTGCGCGGCCTGGGTTCGGATCGAACGCTCACGCTGATCAACGGCCGCCGTTTCGTTGGAGCCAACAACCTCAACTTCGTTCCGCTCGGCCTGGTCGACCGCGCCGAGGTGGTCACCGGCGGTGCGTCGGCGGCCTATGGTTCAGGCGCGGTTGCGGGCGTGGTGAATATCATCCTCAAGAAGAACCTTGAGGGCCTGGCGGTCGGCGCCTCAAGCGGCATTTCGTCGCGCGGGGACGGGGCTCGCTACGGGGCCGACGCCACGTACGGCACCAGCTTTGCCGATGGGGCCGGGCATTTCATGATCGGTGCCGAATATCTGGATGACAAAGGCATCTCAGATCGCAACTCGCGCAAGAATCTCGGTAGCGCCGCGCTGCTCGCGCTCGACCCCGCCTTCCCCAAGCGGCAGACGCGAGTACGGGATGTTAACACCAATCCATACGGCACCTATTATACGCCGGGCGGCCTCATCACGAGCGGCGTCCTCGCCGGCCAGACCTTCAATCAAGATGGCACTCTCCGGCCGTTCGATGCTCCCAACGCACGGGGTGTTGGCGGGTCCGACGCGCGCGGCTTGTACGACGATGTCGCGGTGGCGCTGCCGGTCCAGCGCATCAACGCTTATGCGCGTGCCAGTTATGACGTCGGCGGCGCGACCTTCTGGATCGACGGCACCTACGGACGCTCGCACGTAAACGACGGCAAGTTCCTGCCGGACTATCTGGCTTCGGCACCCATCACGATCTCGGCGGCGAACCCCTTTCTGTCGCAAGCAATCCGCAGCCGGCTCACGGCAGCGGGCCAGAGCGGGTTCACCTTCATGCGCGACTATAACGATATCTATAACCTGCAGTTCGACGCGCTTCGCACCACCTATGAGGGCGCGATTGGCGTCGACGGAAAGCTTGGGAGCGGCATCAAATATGCGGCGCATTACAGCCATGGCGAAGTCGTCGCGACTCAGCGGCTGAAGAACGCCACCTTCTTTCCGCAGTTCAATAACGCCATCAACGCTGTCAGGAACGCTTCGGGGAATATCGTCTGCGCGATCAATGCCGATGCCAGCACGACGAACGACGATGCGGCGTGCGCGCCGCTCAATCCGTTTGGCCCCAATAATGCCTCCGCGGCTGCCTTAGCTTATACCCGCGGGACCGAATATTCGCATACCGTCAGCAAGCTGGATTCCGCAGACGTCCATGTCCAGGCCGACCTGTTCTCGCTTTGGGCTGGGCCGATCACCGGCCTGCTCGGTGCGGAAGCACGTTGGGAAGAGGTCGTCGCGACCAACGGCGCGCTGGATAAGAAGGCCGCTTTCGGCGGCTTCTCGCTATATACCAGCCCCGTGTCGGGCGGGTTCAACGTCAAGGAAGGCTATGGCGAGCTCGCGGTCCCGGTGCTTGATGCTACGGCGGTGAAGCTCGATCTGAACGGGGCCGCACGCTATTCGGATTACAGCACCAGTGGCGGCATCTGGTCATGGAAATATGGCGGCACGGTACGCTTCTTCGGTGATCTGATGCTGCGAGCAACCCGCTCGCGCGACATCCGCTCGCCCAATGTCGGCGATCTGTTCGCGGTGCGCAGCCTCAGCATCGGCCCAGTGGTTGACCGGGATACCGCCAACCGGCCGCCGACCCCGCCATATAATTCCGCGCCAACCCTGGTGAGCACCTATCGCGGCGGCAACCCGGATCTGGTGCCGGAAATTGGCAAGACGCTGACCTTCGGCGGATCCTATTCCCCGTCCTTCATTCCCCGGCTGAGCGTGTCGGTCGATTATTACGATATCAAGATCAATGGTGCGATCGCCACGCTTAGCGGGTCGGACCTGTCCGCCGCCTGCGCCGCCGGCAATGCCGCGGCGTGCGATCGGGTGATACGCGATCCGGTTAGCCAGACGATCACCCAGGTGTTCGCCAACGCGCAGAATATCGCCAGCTTCAAGACCCGCGGCATCGATTTCGAGGCCTCGTATCTGGTGCCGCTGTCTCAACTGAGTAGCCATATCCCAGGGTCGCTGCGGATCCGGGCGCTGGCGACTCATGTCGACCGGGTCATCTTCTCGACCGGTGCAGCCACCCCCATCAACGTCGCGGGCGATGTCGGCGAAACCGTCACTAACGGCACGCCCAAATGGCGCGGTACGCTGAGCTTCAGCTATCAGACCGACCGGCTCGGACTGGACGCGCGCGTCCGCTACGTCGGCGGCGGCAAGTTCAACCAGTTGCTCGACGGGCGCATCCCGAGCCCCGGCGCACCGGCGAACGTCACGCTGCTCAATAACGATATCAGCGCGAGGACTTATGTGGACCTCGGTGCGCAGTTCAAGGTCAACGACCGCTTCACCTTCTTCGGCAATATCGCCAACCTGTTCGATCGCGATCCCCCGATCAGCACCGCCGGGCCGATCCATTACGACGCGATCGGTACCTATTTCACCTTCGGCGCCCGTGTGAAATTCTAGCGGCAGTTTGCTAGCCGGGCGGGGGCCCGGGCGAATGCGGAGTGCAGAAGGGTGGAGGCTCGCACAACCCTAGGTGCGGGCCTCCACCAATTGCTGTTGGTCGAATCCGCCTCATGAAGGCAGACCTTCCCATCTTCGGAAATGCCGCCAACGATTTGTCGCTGTAACGTGCCCGTCTGCCATGAAAGCAGTGGATGGTGACCCCTACGGGACTCGAACCCGTGTTTTCGCCGTGAGAGGGCGACGTCCTAGACCGC
It includes:
- a CDS encoding dipeptidase, whose translation is MTPRMIALAGCALAALAGASAASAQDYAARVARVLKATPLIDGHNDWPEALRGREADARWTMDLRADLDKRPVPYNTDIARLRRGMVGGQFWSVWVSANLPGLEQVKQTIEQIELVRAIAARYPETFALARTAADVRRIHKQGRIASLIGVEGGGQIDNSLAVLEAYHDLGAGYLTLTHTKTIEWADSATDNPQHDGLTPFGEKVVLELNRLGMLVDLSHVSEATMRDALRVSRAPVIFSHSSARALDDHPRDVSDDVLKLVAANGGLVMVNYAPSYVSDARRRWEADQAAEKARLNAPPYGGLYIGQPDKAAAAFAEWQAAHPRPRVTLSEVADHIEHIAKVAGVDYVGIGSDFDGVGNDLPDGLGDVSTYPALLAELMRRGWSDADVAKLAGENVLRVMARAEAVASQIGGQVGQ
- a CDS encoding dipeptide epimerase, with product MARLKVEVATETLRFAAPFRISGYVFETSDVVVVTLGDGMYRGRGEASGVYYMGDDVPAMCAAIERARPEIEAGPDRAALRDILPPGGARNAVDCALWELEAARAGCFVWELAGLPPPRPLRTTFTLGADTPEAMAQAARRDVSARSIKAKLTGELALDIARVRAIREARPDVWLGVDGNQGFVIDELPALADALKTCGVSLLEQPLARGREADLDGFVSPLPIAADESILSFAELERALGRFDIVNIKLDKCGGLTEGLMIAAAARQLGLGVMVGNMVGTSLAMAPGFILGQLCDLVDLDGPTFLAHDRSPSVDYRDGDIWVGPEVWGSPMAVAA
- a CDS encoding serine hydrolase domain-containing protein; the encoded protein is MRSFKGWALGALALIMGSAAIGQSDRLAPTLAPTEAARPSTTPGESAPAFDAGPHSLTKADVDTWLDGYLPYALHSSDIPGAVVTIVQNGQLLTARGFGFADAAKRTPVDPYRTLFRPGSVSKLVTWTAVMQQVEQGKLDLDTDVNRYLDFKIPPRNGKPVTLRQIMTHTAGFDEAAKSVIFYDPGHLRPLGEFLKNSLPARIYDAGTTPAYSNWATALAGHIVERVSGEPFDDYVERHIFAPLGMKDATFRQPLPARLRPVMATGYRKPGSPAAFELVGPAPAGSLSATGVDMARFMLAHLEGGALDGNRILRPETAAMMHNSPLDKINPYSLIPPLDRMELGFFETNVNGHEVVGHLGDTAAFHTSLHLFTNDGVGFYISFNSPGRAGAAGTLRTAIFQDFADRYFPNTVKDGLVDAQTAKKHAQMMSGLWANSRGSQTSFVSVAGLFGQTAVTVGPKGELVVPDLKGIGGSPREWVEIAPFVWRERNGHDRLAAKVIDGKVVRWSMDGESPFIVFDRVPAGVSSAWLKPALFLSLAILALTFFYWPVTWYVRRRYRAPIGLSRQGLKAYRAVRVMAGLELALLISWVVVVSAMFSNLKNLAGAFDTILLLLQVAGAIIFVGTVAIAGWNLWLAFRDRRKWTSKLWSLLVFLAALLILYFAIRFHLMTISTRY
- a CDS encoding helix-turn-helix domain-containing protein, encoding MAKRRSTLGAVIRELRNSNNWTLREMSERTGIPVSTLSKVEHNRLTLTYDKLQELSARLNIRMSDLFAESDAPPPVASVTARRSLGTRDNAFRVQTANYDYYYLCAELRRKRMIPNITTIRARSLDEFGELVHHAGEEFIYVLKGQIVVHTEFYDPVTLEPGESIYIDSNMGHAYLAGPDCEEAVTLAVMSSADDDLMDSLITMHGER
- a CDS encoding dipeptidase, whose protein sequence is MNRSKLSRRALLGGVVAASGAIAFPMVNAGMYRAHAASPKRYSKRVMDVVESSIVIDMLAPLSLDLRPETIANELSEQQIADFRASGITGFHNSFGIGGPDAYAQVLKYLAGWSAYVGHNDRVFTLVNDAGDIDRAKRERKAAVIMGLQDSDHFRSAKDVAVFYQLGQRCSQLTYNNQNRIGSGCTDRVDGGVSDFGVEIVQAMNAVGMLVDTSHCGDRTTLDAIELSPVPIAITHSNCRALNNHPRTKTDEAIKALGAKGGVMGITGVRNFVSAAEPTTIANVADHIDHVVKLIGIDHVGIGTDADLYGYDKMAPDQYKMLKAGYKGSYSFRDKIDIEAFSGPLKMYNLAEELVRRGYADADIAKVLGGNFRRLLGTTWK
- a CDS encoding alpha/beta fold hydrolase — protein: MLKRLSMLAGFAAMALPVLAAAPATPPGLESFLAYKFVGSLTAPEAGDRVAWMELHKGLRSIWLAQGPDYRPRQLVAGKSDDGQDLSELAFSPDGRTLVWVRGAVDHNGWANGLPAANPASAVVQPQMEIWASVDGRAPVKVGEGEEPIVSASGRIAFLRDNQVWTVAADGKGKPEKLFYDRGKIDSLAWSPDGVRLAFVSRRGDHSFIGVYGGPDRPISWLAPATAFDDSPVWSPDGRHVAFARRLGIADALASPLLATPNPFSLWVASPDDGTGRLVWQSPTTPEGSYPAVPDGLFLMWGAGDRLIFRAEMDGWPHLYSIPAGGGQPLLLTPGPFMVEHVTLTPDRTALLYSANTGGAAGDIDRRHLFRVAVDRPGPLALSSGTGLEWLPTPLAGGKLAYVASTPAVPPRVALASAAGRGPDFLSTTDASFPSNVLVAPKPVTFTARDGLTIHGQLFLPQRRAGKHPGLIFVHGGPPRQMLLGWSYMDYYTHSYAMNQYLASRGYAVLSVNYRLGIGYGRAFQHPAKAGAIGNSEYQDVVAGAHFLQALPEVDGGRIGIWGGSYGGLLTAQALARDSDLFKAGVDFHGVHDWSIGRNAPPRYEQGDYAALMKLAFESSPEAALKNWRSPVLLIQGDDDRNVRFEQTVDLARRLAAQGTAYEELIFPNEVHGFLRYDTWLRADAAMVRFLDAQLKP
- a CDS encoding TonB-dependent receptor plug domain-containing protein translates to MRGFSNLYGSRKFKGASALALIIALANASGALAQTTATQDSSRQDAAEGTGDQSEVVVTGSRIERAGFNQPTPTTVIGDTELRLGARPNIQQVLNDSPQFRPTTTPQVSVGNTSSGTAPVDLRGLGSDRTLTLINGRRFVGANNLNFVPLGLVDRAEVVTGGASAAYGSGAVAGVVNIILKKNLEGLAVGASSGISSRGDGARYGADATYGTSFADGAGHFMIGAEYLDDKGISDRNSRKNLGSAALLALDPAFPKRQTRVRDVNTNPYGTYYTPGGLITSGVLAGQTFNQDGTLRPFDAPNARGVGGSDARGLYDDVAVALPVQRINAYARASYDVGGATFWIDGTYGRSHVNDGKFLPDYLASAPITISAANPFLSQAIRSRLTAAGQSGFTFMRDYNDIYNLQFDALRTTYEGAIGVDGKLGSGIKYAAHYSHGEVVATQRLKNATFFPQFNNAINAVRNASGNIVCAINADASTTNDDAACAPLNPFGPNNASAAALAYTRGTEYSHTVSKLDSADVHVQADLFSLWAGPITGLLGAEARWEEVVATNGALDKKAAFGGFSLYTSPVSGGFNVKEGYGELAVPVLDATAVKLDLNGAARYSDYSTSGGIWSWKYGGTVRFFGDLMLRATRSRDIRSPNVGDLFAVRSLSIGPVVDRDTANRPPTPPYNSAPTLVSTYRGGNPDLVPEIGKTLTFGGSYSPSFIPRLSVSVDYYDIKINGAIATLSGSDLSAACAAGNAAACDRVIRDPVSQTITQVFANAQNIASFKTRGIDFEASYLVPLSQLSSHIPGSLRIRALATHVDRVIFSTGAATPINVAGDVGETVTNGTPKWRGTLSFSYQTDRLGLDARVRYVGGGKFNQLLDGRIPSPGAPANVTLLNNDISARTYVDLGAQFKVNDRFTFFGNIANLFDRDPPISTAGPIHYDAIGTYFTFGARVKF